From Chryseobacterium joostei, the proteins below share one genomic window:
- a CDS encoding MAC/perforin domain-containing protein encodes MKKRILSCMSALLMLSASSCSNDETLVETQTQNPTSENLTLPVNNKEFGAYNALGYGYNVTGEYANANATGSKVINIDLFKAEQGARLLDENTLSQEYSEEYGADAAAFSKVISNKVGATEQMQLYGKTISSIINSATTNNSNLFDAKYIYGSYNLLIKQKRYRINATADMLSNYLTQDFLQDIQSKTPEQIVRDYGTHVTVDIYTGAKIDMIFQAQTTNPDRQSAARAGVKTVINTLNSNVSNDTDAQEASKNYSKKLYCVTRGGDQSKGFAKMFNLDQPNSKINISDWQSTSTKDNSVLVDFGPNGLVLIYDLVSDPSKKAQLKSYVDQYLTSNQVLLASH; translated from the coding sequence ATGAAAAAGCGAATTTTATCATGCATGAGTGCTCTACTTATGCTATCTGCATCATCATGTTCAAATGATGAAACACTTGTTGAGACACAAACTCAAAATCCCACCAGTGAAAACCTTACATTACCTGTAAACAATAAAGAATTCGGAGCTTATAATGCCCTTGGATATGGCTACAATGTAACCGGAGAATATGCAAACGCTAATGCTACAGGCTCTAAAGTAATCAACATTGATCTATTCAAAGCAGAACAGGGAGCAAGATTACTGGATGAAAATACATTGTCTCAGGAGTATTCAGAGGAATATGGTGCAGATGCAGCTGCTTTCTCAAAAGTAATTTCAAACAAAGTAGGTGCTACAGAGCAGATGCAGCTTTACGGAAAAACAATATCAAGTATAATTAATTCAGCTACAACAAATAATTCTAATCTTTTTGATGCTAAATATATCTATGGAAGTTACAATCTTCTCATTAAGCAAAAAAGATATCGTATAAACGCTACTGCGGATATGCTTAGCAATTACCTTACTCAAGATTTCTTACAAGATATCCAGTCTAAAACACCGGAACAAATTGTTCGTGATTATGGAACACACGTTACAGTGGATATTTACACAGGTGCTAAAATAGACATGATTTTTCAGGCTCAAACAACCAATCCTGATCGTCAAAGTGCTGCCAGAGCTGGTGTCAAAACAGTTATTAATACTTTGAACTCAAACGTATCAAATGACACAGATGCACAGGAGGCCTCTAAAAATTATTCTAAAAAGCTATACTGTGTTACAAGAGGTGGAGACCAATCAAAAGGTTTTGCAAAAATGTTCAATCTTGATCAGCCCAATTCTAAAATTAATATTTCCGACTGGCAAAGTACATCTACTAAGGACAATTCTGTTCTGGTAGATTTCGGACCTAATGGTTTGGTATTAATTTATGATCTAGTAAGTGATCCATCAAAAAAGGCTCAACTAAAATCATATGTTGATCAATATCTAACAAGTAACCAGGTACTTTTAGCATCTCATTAA
- a CDS encoding glycosyltransferase family 2 protein — protein MSNFLVSIIVPCYNASYYVKEVLESIQSQSYKNIECIIINDGSTDNTLDIINTFSDTRFKVYSQENKGLSDTRNFGMEKATGDFIFFCDSDDFLPSNAIESLLSAYTGKEDIIVGKTAVVSWEEKKILSYLPHPEKIQAIENKHSEVLIKNITEGLSPMAQNKLYKTEFLKKNRLQFLSKIYHEDELWFFEVMFAAENVTFIPDVTYHYTADNSQSITKKNSDKNLFGYLSVIKTIYEKYYLKFPDKNIIAYYIVYLKKIIIGNYKHHGNYSAEAIQEMERTFREVNPKFKDNIKLSTTEKRYFKYLNTISLKDAETIKKEYFNSPVNSIRKHYKIVLFSIFNSK, from the coding sequence ATGAGTAACTTTCTAGTAAGCATCATTGTTCCTTGCTATAATGCATCCTATTACGTAAAAGAGGTTCTTGAAAGCATTCAAAGCCAATCTTATAAAAATATTGAATGTATCATCATTAATGATGGGAGCACAGATAATACTTTGGATATCATTAATACTTTTTCTGACACAAGATTCAAGGTTTACAGCCAGGAAAACAAAGGCCTATCTGACACCCGTAACTTTGGAATGGAAAAAGCTACTGGAGATTTTATATTTTTTTGTGATAGTGATGACTTCCTTCCATCAAATGCCATAGAATCTCTGCTATCAGCCTATACAGGCAAAGAAGATATTATTGTAGGAAAAACTGCAGTTGTATCCTGGGAAGAAAAAAAGATTCTTTCCTACCTACCACATCCGGAAAAAATACAGGCTATTGAAAACAAACACTCTGAGGTTCTTATTAAAAACATAACCGAAGGATTAAGTCCAATGGCTCAAAATAAGCTTTACAAAACAGAGTTTCTGAAAAAAAACAGGTTACAATTTCTGAGTAAAATTTATCACGAGGATGAGCTTTGGTTTTTCGAGGTTATGTTTGCCGCAGAAAATGTAACTTTTATACCCGATGTCACTTACCACTACACTGCCGACAACTCTCAGTCGATTACCAAAAAAAACAGTGATAAAAACCTGTTTGGATATCTTAGCGTAATCAAAACCATTTACGAGAAATATTATCTGAAGTTTCCTGATAAGAATATTATTGCTTATTATATAGTTTATCTGAAAAAGATCATCATTGGAAATTATAAGCATCATGGAAATTACTCAGCAGAAGCCATTCAGGAAATGGAAAGAACATTCCGGGAAGTAAATCCTAAGTTTAAGGATAATATTAAGCTGAGTACTACGGAAAAAAGGTATTTTAAATATCTCAATACTATAAGTTTAAAAGATGCTGAAACTATAAAAAAGGAATATTTCAATTCCCCTGTCAACAGTATCAGAAAACATTATAAAATAGTATTATTCAGTATCTTTAACTCAAAATAA
- a CDS encoding glycosyltransferase family 2 protein produces MALSLAIITYNEEENITRLLDSLADTADEIIIVDSFSTDKTKEICTQKYPQIKFFEKKFNGYGEQKNHALNLCSNEWILFLDADEVPDEDMKRSIKKIVSSENPEFNVYKAKFNNHLGIHLIKHGGWGNVCRERLFRKKIARYSDDKVHEFLITDQKSSLLEGKLDHYTYKSIHHHVSKINKYSDMMAEKMFEKGKKINRFKIIVSPIFEFIKVFIFKLGFLDGFPGFYIAKTMSYYTFLKYIKLREKIRLLEIQQHTAK; encoded by the coding sequence ATGGCTCTTTCCCTTGCAATCATTACTTATAATGAAGAAGAGAATATCACAAGACTTTTAGATTCTCTGGCAGATACTGCCGATGAAATTATTATTGTTGATAGCTTTTCCACAGATAAGACAAAAGAGATTTGCACTCAAAAATATCCTCAGATAAAATTCTTTGAGAAAAAATTTAATGGGTATGGTGAACAAAAAAACCATGCCCTTAATTTATGTTCTAATGAATGGATTCTGTTTCTGGATGCTGACGAAGTTCCCGATGAAGACATGAAAAGATCCATAAAGAAGATCGTTTCTTCAGAAAATCCGGAATTCAATGTCTATAAGGCAAAATTTAACAATCATCTTGGGATTCATCTGATCAAACATGGAGGATGGGGAAATGTATGCCGTGAAAGGCTTTTCAGAAAAAAAATCGCAAGATATTCTGATGATAAAGTGCATGAATTTTTGATTACCGATCAGAAATCCAGTCTTCTGGAAGGAAAACTCGATCATTATACCTACAAAAGTATCCATCATCATGTCTCGAAAATCAATAAGTATTCTGATATGATGGCTGAAAAAATGTTTGAGAAAGGAAAAAAAATCAATAGATTTAAAATCATTGTAAGCCCTATTTTTGAATTTATCAAAGTTTTTATTTTCAAACTGGGATTTCTGGATGGATTTCCTGGATTTTATATTGCCAAAACAATGTCTTATTACACCTTTTTGAAATACATTAAACTGCGTGAAAAAATAAGATTATTAGAAATTCAACAACATACAGCAAAATAG
- a CDS encoding glycosyltransferase, with the protein MMGILKDIKKHFKRKKRLKDLQTQDIININLYDESKKTILFTSRDFPTHDKDSGSNRLKEIILIYKELGYNCILFAPHMFEDSTYVKFYQQHGIIVFVENNKYKNIYAFLSSSKNIDYVWFNGPLALNLFYKKMKNILTHTKFMYDMVDIHFLRYKRAIEIEPTRISLKKNYKHFFHLETVVAPQLDYIIAISDKEKEIMSQYADQNKIITISNIHYPKINISDRKGFHESKGIIFIGSIHEPNIDAVKFLYEKIMPVVWKTNPELEVSVIGNVADKLDINQYPKFKFLGFVESVEEHFMNSRIMVAPLRFGAGVKGKIGQAFEYFFPVVTTDIGAEGMQLIDKKNVLIANDEKSFAEAIIQLNNSEELWNTLSQNSVDSLKPFSIEAVSTTLKKL; encoded by the coding sequence ATGATGGGAATCTTAAAGGATATAAAAAAACATTTTAAAAGAAAGAAGAGACTTAAAGATCTTCAAACTCAGGATATCATCAATATTAACCTGTATGATGAATCGAAAAAGACAATTCTTTTCACCTCAAGAGATTTTCCAACTCATGATAAGGATTCCGGTTCCAACAGGCTGAAAGAAATCATTCTAATTTATAAGGAATTAGGGTATAACTGTATTTTATTTGCACCTCATATGTTTGAGGACAGCACCTACGTAAAGTTTTACCAGCAGCATGGAATCATTGTTTTTGTAGAGAATAATAAATATAAAAACATCTATGCTTTTCTTTCTTCTTCTAAAAATATAGACTACGTTTGGTTTAATGGGCCTCTCGCTCTGAATCTTTTTTACAAAAAAATGAAAAACATCCTGACCCATACAAAGTTTATGTATGACATGGTGGATATTCATTTTTTAAGATATAAAAGAGCTATTGAAATAGAACCCACCCGTATTTCTTTAAAGAAAAACTATAAGCACTTTTTCCACCTGGAAACTGTTGTGGCTCCACAATTAGATTATATCATCGCTATTTCTGACAAGGAAAAGGAGATTATGAGCCAATACGCGGATCAAAATAAAATCATTACGATTTCTAACATCCACTACCCTAAGATTAATATTTCAGACAGAAAAGGCTTCCATGAAAGCAAGGGGATTATTTTCATCGGGTCTATCCATGAGCCTAATATTGATGCGGTAAAATTTTTATACGAAAAAATAATGCCTGTCGTCTGGAAAACTAATCCGGAACTTGAGGTAAGTGTCATTGGGAATGTTGCAGACAAGCTGGATATCAATCAATATCCTAAGTTTAAATTTTTGGGCTTTGTAGAAAGTGTAGAAGAGCATTTTATGAATTCCCGAATTATGGTTGCCCCTTTAAGATTTGGGGCTGGTGTAAAAGGAAAGATCGGACAGGCTTTTGAATACTTTTTTCCCGTGGTTACCACAGATATAGGAGCTGAAGGAATGCAGTTGATCGACAAAAAAAACGTCTTGATTGCTAATGATGAAAAGAGTTTTGCAGAAGCTATTATTCAATTGAATAATAGTGAAGAACTTTGGAATACATTAAGCCAAAATTCTGTTGATAGCCTAAAACCTTTTTCAATAGAGGCCGTAAGTACTACGTTAAAAAAATTATAA
- a CDS encoding glycosyltransferase family 2 protein: MNNSIKISVIVPCYNQAIFLDDCINSLINQTYSNWECILVNDGSTDNTEDIALNWQKKDNRIKYIKKINGGLSSARNAGIQNITGDFVQFLDCDDYLYNQKFEKSVREINNQTNAIVITDFQRFDSATQTVLPPHCILKTEYFSQKEILLKWDNTFSIPIHCAIFSRDIVEKYKFNEELKAKEDWFFWLQAYENTPETHFVPEYLLAYRMNSAGMTHNLFFMQENRIKALDKLEQVISDKDLLREFFKQDLLATMKENLQLMERIKLLGYKRTMKYKINKVLKVIGIKRD; the protein is encoded by the coding sequence ATGAATAATTCCATCAAGATATCTGTCATCGTTCCCTGTTATAATCAGGCTATTTTTCTTGATGACTGTATCAATTCGTTAATTAACCAGACGTATTCAAACTGGGAATGTATTTTGGTGAATGACGGAAGTACAGATAATACTGAAGATATAGCCCTGAACTGGCAGAAAAAGGACAACAGGATAAAGTACATCAAAAAGATAAACGGAGGCTTAAGTTCTGCAAGAAATGCAGGAATTCAAAATATCACGGGTGACTTTGTTCAATTTTTGGATTGTGATGATTATTTATACAATCAAAAATTTGAGAAATCTGTTAGAGAGATCAATAATCAAACAAATGCCATTGTGATCACAGATTTCCAGCGATTTGACAGTGCTACACAAACGGTTCTTCCTCCCCATTGCATTTTGAAGACAGAATATTTCAGCCAAAAAGAAATTTTACTGAAGTGGGATAATACTTTTTCAATTCCTATTCACTGTGCTATTTTTTCCAGGGATATTGTAGAAAAATATAAGTTCAACGAAGAACTTAAAGCTAAAGAAGATTGGTTTTTCTGGCTTCAGGCTTATGAAAATACACCGGAAACTCACTTTGTTCCAGAATATCTTTTGGCTTATAGAATGAATTCTGCTGGTATGACGCACAATTTGTTTTTCATGCAGGAAAATAGAATAAAAGCCCTTGATAAGCTGGAACAGGTAATCTCAGATAAAGATTTACTGAGGGAATTCTTCAAACAGGATCTTTTGGCTACCATGAAGGAAAACCTACAACTGATGGAAAGAATTAAGCTGCTAGGCTATAAAAGAACTATGAAGTATAAAATCAACAAGGTTTTAAAAGTCATAGGAATAAAAAGGGATTAA
- the rocD gene encoding ornithine--oxo-acid transaminase: MSTAEQTKNSQYFIDLEDKHGAHNYHPLPVVLDRGEGVFVWDVEGKRYYDFLSAYSAVNQGHSHPRIVGALVEQAQKLALTSRAFYNSKLGEYEQKITTLFGFDKVLPMNSGAEAVETAVKLARKWSYEVKGISENAAKIIVCENNFHGRTTTIVSFSNDPDANQNYGPFTPGFIKIPYNDIAALEEVLSREAGNIAAFLVEPIQGEAGVYVPDENFLKNASELCKKHNVLFIADEVQTGIARTGKLIACHHENVQPDILILGKALSGGMYPVSAVLANDEIMNVIKPGQHGSTFGGNPIACAVAVAALDVVADEKLSERAEQLGQLFRAEIDKLIEKTDLITKVRGKGLLNAILINDTPDSSTAWNLCLQLKENGLLAKPTHGNIIRLAPPLVITEEQLLDCVKIIEKTILEYK, encoded by the coding sequence ATGTCAACAGCAGAACAAACAAAAAACTCACAGTATTTTATTGACCTTGAAGACAAACATGGAGCACACAACTATCACCCCCTTCCAGTAGTTCTGGACCGTGGCGAAGGTGTTTTCGTTTGGGATGTAGAGGGCAAAAGGTATTATGATTTTCTTTCAGCATATTCTGCTGTGAACCAAGGACACTCTCATCCTAGAATTGTAGGGGCATTGGTAGAACAGGCTCAGAAGCTGGCTTTAACTTCAAGAGCATTCTACAACTCCAAATTAGGAGAATATGAGCAAAAGATCACCACTCTTTTCGGATTTGATAAGGTTTTACCAATGAATTCCGGAGCTGAGGCAGTAGAAACTGCTGTAAAGCTTGCCAGAAAATGGAGCTATGAAGTAAAAGGTATTTCAGAAAATGCGGCAAAGATCATTGTTTGTGAAAACAACTTCCACGGAAGAACTACAACCATTGTTTCTTTCTCTAATGATCCTGATGCTAACCAAAATTACGGCCCTTTTACCCCTGGATTTATCAAGATTCCTTATAATGATATTGCAGCATTAGAAGAAGTTCTAAGCAGAGAAGCTGGAAATATTGCAGCATTCCTGGTAGAGCCTATTCAAGGAGAAGCCGGTGTATATGTTCCGGATGAAAACTTCCTTAAAAATGCTTCTGAGCTATGTAAAAAGCACAATGTTCTTTTCATTGCAGATGAAGTTCAGACAGGTATTGCAAGAACAGGTAAGCTTATTGCTTGTCACCATGAAAATGTACAACCGGATATTTTAATTCTAGGAAAAGCACTTTCTGGAGGAATGTATCCTGTATCAGCAGTTTTAGCCAATGATGAAATCATGAATGTCATCAAGCCTGGGCAACACGGTTCTACATTTGGAGGAAACCCAATTGCCTGTGCAGTAGCTGTAGCAGCATTAGATGTGGTTGCAGATGAAAAACTTTCTGAAAGAGCAGAACAGCTTGGACAATTATTCAGAGCTGAAATTGACAAGCTAATTGAAAAAACTGATCTTATTACCAAAGTAAGAGGAAAAGGACTTTTAAATGCTATTTTGATTAACGATACCCCAGACAGTTCCACTGCATGGAACCTTTGCTTACAATTAAAGGAAAACGGATTATTGGCAAAACCAACACACGGTAACATCATCAGATTGGCACCACCATTGGTAATTACTGAAGAGCAATTACTGGATTGTGTGAAGATTATTGAAAAGACTATTCTCGAGTATAAATAA
- a CDS encoding YdcF family protein — protein MLKKILKYILIAGLFWFIIHSLYITYDGFTEPQQKADLAVVFGNKVNEDGTLSPRLKARLDKSIELYHNKQVKNILVSGGLGKEGYWEGTEMKKYLIKNKIPTEKILVDNSGNNTEKTVINTIKIADSLKFSKVISVSQFYHQTRIKKLFREHNFKNIESSSPTYFEIRDLYSVFREFFAYYL, from the coding sequence ATGCTGAAAAAAATTTTAAAATACATTCTTATTGCAGGATTATTCTGGTTCATCATTCATTCGCTTTATATTACATATGATGGTTTTACCGAGCCACAACAGAAAGCAGATCTGGCAGTAGTTTTTGGAAATAAAGTAAATGAAGACGGAACTCTATCCCCTCGACTGAAAGCCAGACTTGATAAAAGTATAGAACTCTATCATAATAAACAGGTCAAGAATATACTTGTAAGTGGCGGGCTAGGCAAAGAGGGATATTGGGAGGGTACAGAAATGAAAAAGTATCTTATTAAAAACAAAATCCCAACAGAGAAGATCTTGGTGGATAACTCTGGAAATAATACCGAAAAAACGGTCATTAACACCATAAAAATAGCAGACAGTCTAAAATTCAGCAAGGTTATTTCCGTATCACAATTCTACCATCAAACGCGTATAAAAAAACTATTCAGAGAACACAATTTCAAAAATATAGAAAGCTCAAGCCCAACATATTTTGAAATAAGAGATTTATATTCTGTCTTCAGAGAATTTTTCGCTTATTATCTATAA
- a CDS encoding glycosyltransferase family 2 protein, giving the protein MNISGLVITYNEEKNIQEVLESFDFCDEIIVVDSFSTDKTVDIAKKFPNVRVIQNKFEDFTKQRNLALDTATHDWVLFLDGDERITPALKQEIIDELNKPEQKDAYYFYRKFFFAQKPIHFSGTQSDKNFRLFRKSKARYMAGKKVHETLEVNGSIGILKNKLLHYSVSDYESYKKKMIHYGVLKGKELAAKGKKYSVLVQYLKTAFKFFKAYIMRLGILDGKEGYQLSYLQSLSVFETYESLKKEQN; this is encoded by the coding sequence ATGAATATAAGTGGTTTAGTCATAACATATAATGAAGAAAAAAATATACAGGAGGTCCTAGAGTCTTTTGATTTCTGTGATGAAATAATAGTAGTAGATTCTTTTAGTACGGACAAAACTGTAGATATTGCAAAAAAATTCCCTAATGTAAGGGTGATTCAAAACAAATTTGAGGACTTTACAAAGCAAAGAAACCTTGCCCTGGATACTGCAACTCATGATTGGGTTTTGTTTCTAGACGGAGATGAAAGAATTACTCCCGCTCTAAAGCAAGAGATTATAGATGAATTGAACAAGCCCGAGCAAAAAGATGCCTATTATTTTTACAGGAAATTCTTTTTTGCCCAAAAACCGATACATTTTTCAGGAACTCAATCTGATAAAAACTTCAGACTTTTCAGAAAATCGAAGGCGAGGTATATGGCAGGCAAAAAGGTGCATGAAACGCTTGAAGTAAACGGAAGCATTGGGATTTTAAAAAATAAATTATTACATTACTCTGTTTCAGATTATGAATCCTACAAAAAGAAAATGATTCATTACGGAGTATTAAAGGGAAAAGAACTGGCTGCAAAAGGGAAAAAGTACAGTGTTTTAGTTCAATATCTTAAAACTGCTTTTAAATTCTTTAAAGCCTACATAATGAGACTTGGTATTCTAGACGGAAAAGAGGGCTACCAGCTTTCTTATCTGCAATCCTTAAGTGTGTTTGAAACCTATGAATCATTAAAAAAAGAGCAAAATTAG
- a CDS encoding polysaccharide deacetylase family protein: protein MALYLILVLLATFIVVYFRLYLFVFPHNRLVILMYHQVEKESHEDLTVSLKNLEQQFSYLSRKKYTPHFFSELNISTRKNIIITFDDGYRNNLEYLPSLLKKYNLKATIFIPTGFIEKGYKNYPMMTFDEIKSLDRNYFEIALHTHAHENLKNRSLDFIEKDLEKNMQILDAQNIPYSKVLAYPYGKYPNKKEEKSVFFSVLKKIGIDFAVRIGNRVNYYPTQHPYELCRVDIKGKDSIIKFKLKLIFGRLKLF from the coding sequence ATGGCTCTGTATCTTATTCTTGTTTTATTGGCGACATTTATTGTAGTATATTTTCGTCTTTATCTCTTTGTATTTCCACACAACAGACTGGTTATTCTCATGTATCATCAGGTTGAAAAGGAAAGCCATGAAGATCTTACAGTAAGCCTAAAAAATCTTGAACAACAATTTTCCTATTTAAGCCGTAAAAAATATACTCCTCATTTTTTTTCAGAACTTAATATTTCTACGAGAAAAAACATTATCATAACCTTTGATGACGGATACAGAAACAACCTTGAGTACCTCCCGTCTTTATTGAAAAAATATAATCTGAAGGCAACCATTTTTATCCCCACAGGATTCATAGAAAAAGGATATAAAAATTATCCGATGATGACCTTTGATGAAATCAAAAGCCTGGATAGAAATTATTTTGAGATTGCTCTTCACACTCATGCACATGAAAACCTGAAAAACAGGTCTTTGGATTTTATAGAAAAAGATCTAGAAAAAAATATGCAAATTCTGGATGCCCAGAACATACCCTATTCAAAGGTTTTAGCATACCCGTATGGAAAATACCCTAATAAAAAAGAGGAAAAATCTGTTTTTTTTTCTGTTTTGAAAAAAATAGGAATTGATTTTGCAGTAAGAATTGGAAATAGAGTTAATTACTACCCAACCCAGCACCCATACGAGCTATGCAGAGTTGATATAAAAGGCAAAGATTCGATAATAAAGTTCAAATTAAAACTTATCTTTGGAAGATTAAAACTATTTTAA
- a CDS encoding glycosyltransferase family protein: MKICIISYDFWDYDKYIVEALCKRGIESHHIKISTVTHSNFNERAVNALSKTFLNKNLKTEKRQKYVLDSLEKLGHQDQILVLNPDTFDLSTLEKIRKYTDRLITYLYDNLERVPVEDKLYLFDKIFSFDIADVKQHGFEKITNYIYLPHIPKENQNPEMDLFYITSYDSRRVSMVKLLAKKLMELELKFQIMVIGKKSWRHQLTNMFIKIPKNLFLIFSIKKIPHNDLPKYYKNSRVLLDLMREGQYGLSFRVFEAMSLEKKIITDNESIKTYDFYNPNNILILNKNITNLDRSFFESPYQSIPEDVYEKYTLDSWINKVFGLDNKS; encoded by the coding sequence ATGAAGATTTGTATCATTAGTTATGACTTCTGGGATTATGATAAGTATATTGTTGAAGCACTATGCAAACGAGGTATTGAGTCCCATCATATAAAAATAAGTACCGTAACCCATTCCAACTTTAACGAAAGGGCTGTAAATGCCTTAAGCAAGACTTTTTTAAACAAGAACCTTAAGACAGAAAAAAGGCAAAAGTATGTTCTTGATTCCCTTGAAAAACTGGGGCATCAGGATCAGATATTAGTTTTAAATCCAGACACCTTTGATCTTTCCACTCTTGAAAAGATCAGAAAATATACAGACAGACTCATCACGTATCTTTATGATAATCTTGAAAGAGTACCTGTAGAAGATAAATTATATCTTTTTGATAAAATATTCTCCTTTGATATTGCAGATGTAAAGCAACATGGTTTTGAAAAAATAACCAATTACATCTATCTACCCCATATTCCAAAGGAAAACCAAAATCCTGAAATGGACCTTTTCTACATCACCTCTTACGATAGCAGAAGAGTTTCAATGGTGAAATTATTGGCGAAAAAGCTGATGGAACTGGAGCTGAAATTCCAGATCATGGTGATTGGAAAAAAATCATGGAGACATCAGTTGACCAACATGTTTATCAAGATCCCAAAAAATCTTTTCTTAATTTTCAGCATCAAAAAAATACCGCATAACGATCTTCCGAAATATTATAAAAACTCCAGAGTTTTACTTGATTTGATGCGCGAGGGCCAATATGGATTAAGCTTCAGGGTTTTTGAAGCCATGTCTTTGGAAAAGAAAATCATCACGGATAATGAATCCATTAAAACCTATGATTTTTACAACCCAAACAATATTTTGATTTTAAATAAAAATATCACTAATCTTGACAGATCTTTTTTTGAAAGCCCTTATCAAAGTATTCCGGAGGATGTCTACGAAAAATACACTTTGGACAGCTGGATAAACAAGGTTTTTGGATTAGATAATAAAAGCTAA